One window of the Thermodesulfovibrionales bacterium genome contains the following:
- a CDS encoding FAD-dependent oxidoreductase, protein MYVREVEFKIEPSRIIEWIDSRTAVINGNVDGRRVPSRILEEHIQEAVREGARTLYVKADGQHGIGGRLWPRGETIRVIIEGPVGQRAGSMGMFGTEIIIKGSASDDVGWLNCGAKITVLGDATNGAFNAAAQGILYVQGSGGARCDTLTKHNPRFDPPQSWYFRDVGDSFAEFKAGGISVVCGVNPRNPDNVLGYRPCVGMVGGIIYFRGPIQGYSERDVKLLDLTEQDWNWLKENMKPFLEAIDRLSYYEELTASPEEWKKLVAYTPQEKRTRKWFKISMTDFRKNHWEKEVGENGIFAEYIEHDRWSVIPYITTGKDRRFRPVWANEKYAPPCAYACPTQIPTHKRTRLIRMGRLNEALELVLQYSPLPATVCGEICPNLCMEACTRQRHDRPLRIDKLGKLSLELPAPQKAPSTGKKIAVIGGGPAGMSVAWQLGLKGHEVSLYEATGRLGGKIELCIPRERLPHEILEKEIERFRSIGIKVYLNARVTREKFEELYRENDIVVIAVGAHQPRVLKFPGSEATISAYEFLRQINEGKKPDLKDKKVVVIGAGNVGMDVASEAYIYGASEVTAIDIQKPAAFGKEMEIAKAKGTKIIWPKITERYDPVEKKIYFSDGSYLDADYVIVAIGDIPLLDFLPQTIHSERGWIKVN, encoded by the coding sequence ATGTATGTTAGGGAAGTAGAATTTAAGATAGAACCATCAAGGATAATTGAATGGATAGATAGCAGGACTGCGGTCATTAATGGAAATGTAGATGGAAGGCGCGTACCTTCAAGGATACTTGAAGAGCACATACAGGAAGCTGTCAGAGAGGGAGCAAGAACACTCTATGTAAAGGCTGATGGTCAGCACGGAATAGGTGGAAGGCTCTGGCCAAGGGGTGAGACAATAAGAGTTATTATTGAAGGACCTGTTGGTCAGAGGGCAGGTTCAATGGGAATGTTCGGAACAGAGATAATTATTAAAGGCTCAGCATCAGATGATGTGGGATGGCTTAATTGCGGAGCAAAGATAACGGTGCTTGGAGATGCTACAAATGGTGCTTTCAATGCAGCAGCTCAGGGAATTCTCTATGTACAGGGAAGTGGTGGTGCAAGATGTGATACCCTCACAAAGCACAATCCGCGATTTGATCCACCCCAGTCCTGGTATTTCAGGGATGTGGGTGACAGTTTTGCAGAGTTCAAGGCAGGTGGAATATCGGTTGTATGCGGTGTAAATCCAAGGAATCCTGACAATGTACTTGGTTACAGACCCTGTGTGGGAATGGTCGGAGGAATAATCTATTTCAGAGGACCGATACAGGGTTACAGTGAAAGGGATGTAAAACTCCTTGACCTCACTGAGCAGGACTGGAACTGGCTTAAAGAGAATATGAAACCCTTTCTGGAGGCAATCGATAGACTTTCCTATTATGAAGAGCTGACAGCCTCACCAGAGGAATGGAAAAAGCTTGTTGCCTATACCCCTCAGGAAAAAAGGACAAGAAAATGGTTCAAGATCTCTATGACAGACTTCAGAAAAAATCACTGGGAAAAAGAGGTTGGTGAAAATGGAATATTTGCTGAATACATTGAGCACGATAGATGGTCTGTTATTCCCTACATAACAACTGGCAAGGATAGAAGATTCAGACCTGTATGGGCAAATGAGAAATATGCACCACCCTGTGCATATGCCTGCCCTACCCAGATACCAACTCATAAAAGGACAAGGTTAATAAGGATGGGCAGACTGAACGAAGCACTGGAGCTTGTTCTTCAGTATTCACCCCTGCCTGCAACAGTGTGCGGAGAGATATGCCCCAATCTCTGCATGGAGGCATGCACAAGGCAGAGGCATGATAGACCCCTCAGGATAGATAAACTTGGTAAACTGAGCCTTGAGCTGCCTGCTCCCCAAAAGGCTCCTTCAACTGGCAAAAAGATTGCTGTAATTGGTGGTGGTCCTGCAGGTATGAGTGTTGCTTGGCAGCTTGGCCTTAAGGGACATGAGGTAAGTCTTTATGAGGCAACGGGCAGACTCGGAGGAAAGATAGAGCTTTGCATACCGAGAGAAAGGCTTCCCCATGAGATACTTGAAAAGGAGATAGAGAGATTCAGAAGCATTGGAATAAAAGTATATCTTAATGCAAGGGTTACAAGAGAAAAATTTGAAGAACTTTACAGAGAAAATGACATAGTAGTAATAGCAGTTGGAGCTCACCAGCCAAGAGTTCTTAAATTCCCTGGCTCAGAGGCAACCATATCTGCCTATGAATTTCTTAGGCAGATTAATGAAGGTAAAAAACCAGATCTTAAAGATAAAAAGGTAGTTGTTATAGGTGCTGGTAATGTAGGTATGGATGTGGCATCAGAGGCCTATATATACGGTGCATCAGAGGTAACAGCCATTGATATCCAGAAACCAGCTGCCTTTGGTAAAGAAATGGAGATTGCCAAGGCAAAGGGTACAAAGATAATATGGCCGAAGATTACAGAAAGGTATGACCCGGTTGAAAAGAAGATCTACTTTAGCGATGGTAGTTACCTTGATGCAGACTATGTAATAGTGGCAATCGGTGATATACCCTTACTGGATTTTCTGCCCCAAACTATTCATTCAGAAAGAGGCTGGATCAAGGTTAATG